The following is a genomic window from Miscanthus floridulus cultivar M001 chromosome 14, ASM1932011v1, whole genome shotgun sequence.
GGTTCATGGAAGAATGAATGGGTGTAAGATTATGCTTGAGCACTAGGCAGTTACGGAGTAGGTGCTTATGTGAGCTCTGCTGAATTTCATATATTCAGTTTCACTTTCGCCAATAAGAGACGGAGACATGCTTCACATTTAGAATTACAGTGTTTAGTTTTCCCGCTCCCGCGCTCCTGTGATAAGATGGAAGGTTGTAGTGGGATTTCAACTGTTATACTATGTTGTAATTGGTGCACCTTCCTGTCTTCGGAAGTAACAAGAAAAGTAGGACCATCAGTGTATCTGAAACAGAAACAAATTACTAATTATTCAGTAACGTAATGCAGAGTCTTGTATGCTTATTAATTAATTAGTACCTTCTTGCTGAAATTTTCCTTTTCTGGGACACGTTTCAGTCATCATTTATTCATATACGAAACTTAGCAGGTGATAGTAGCACCTAGATTAAAAGCCAGGTATGATTTCTACCCAATTCTTCTAATCACGATAGAAGCAGGTGTCAACGGCCAGGAAGTTATGTGTTCTGTCCTAAGAAATGCCACACCACTTATGACTATGACTAACACGATCCGAAAAAGCAATTACCGGATACTCGTATGGTCTTCTATTTGTCAAGTCGCTAATTAAAAAGACAATTAAGCAGATGATAGCTTCTTCAAAAGTATTGTAAATTTATCATGTTGGTTTTTCCACCAGGACTTTGGTTAAAACAGTCTGGTAGATTGATTCCATGATAATCTGTCAATCGTGTAGTGGACGAAAATACTAATATTGACACAAAGTACCAGTATCCTTCTGGTTAGAGAGAAAGTCCTTGGGGGTTAGTATTGCCCTTGTTTCTTTTTGGAAAAGTTCACCTAGGTGTTTTACTAAATGCTACTCTATATTTTAAGCATGACAGTCCGAATTTGCAAAAGAAATTCCTAGCCTGGGATTTGAACCCACACCAGCATTGatgatatttatttttaatgCTGTAGACCATTATAGGTTCATTTTTGTGCGTGTTGGGAGACATCGTATATTTTCATGCTTATTGCCTTTCTTTGAGAGTATGGTTTTTATTTCTGATATTCATGCTTTAAACTATGATGTGTAGCCAACTAGCCATGAACAAGGAAACCTGTGCTACTCTTATCAGTGCTTCAAAGTGTTAGCTTACATATCATTTTGTGGGTATAGCTAGAGCCTAGAATATAATTGGAGCAAGCAACTACTTTCTATATTCTTATTACATTTTGTTGTAATGTTTTATTCTGATATCCTTCATTTTTATGCAAATTTTGTGATATGTGATTACTCTTCATAAGGAAAAAGGTGACGGCTGAGTGGAGGAATTATGTTCGTCCAATTCTGTGGAGATGCCAGTGGTTAGAGTTGCGTATGAGGGAGCTCTCATCTCAAGTATCAAAGTATGACAGGGAGCTTGCTCTAAACAAGAAACAAAAAGAATTACAAGCAGCAAGCAAACCAAATGGTTCTATGTCAGAATCTATGCAGATTCACAAAGGTCATGGAAACAGTATCATGAAGAGGACAAAGCGGAAGAGGCATGAAGAAAATTTGGATACTCCTTTGTACATCAACAAGCACCAAATATTGTCATACTACCATGGTCTGACATCCAGTTATGTCGTCTTCTTTTGTGTAGGGATAGGGCATCTATTTATCCATGGCCATGTCAATTCTGCACCGGGTTTTGTTGTCAACGACAATAATTCTTTCAGTATTTTGCAGATAAACAAAATAAGGGAGCTGAAACTGATGGTCTCTTAATTGATGACGATTGTGGTAGTACAGGTATGAATGTGCCTATCTGGTCAATTTTTTCAGTGAAGTTAAAATGGAAAGCACGGTTGTTATGACCGGCGTCCAATACTCTAGGCGCCGGCCCATTAGTGGCTAATGGCGCCATCTGTTAGGGGCTAGCAGCCCAGGCGTCATCTGTTAGGGGCTAATTGCCCAGAATTAGCTATTTTATTTATTTCCTCAGATAGAATTTAGTCCTTAAATATAGGATCTTATAGATGGAAGCTAGGAGGATAAATATCTGTAAACATTGATTGGAGAGAATTAAGCAAGGCAACAATTTAGTTGCTCGGCTTCCCTGAAGCCCTAGCCGCGCCCTCTCTTCCTCCTTGGCGCGGTGATCACCACTGGCGCCGACTTGCCGCCGTCGCTTGCCTAAGCCTCGCCCTCCGCTCTTCCATCCCTACAACCTCCGTAGCAACTCCCGTAGGATCCCTAATCCTATCAACGGTATTGAGCAAAGTTACACCATTAGATTGAATTAGACGTTAACCCAGTTGTGAGAAAAAGCTTGCTCTTGTTAGGAATGCGTTTATGTTTTAGCTGAGGCATATGCTTGTGTTTTAATTGAAGGTCAACAATTAATTAGTCACCAAGTCTTTAACCATATGAACGCTATCAAAGGAATTCTGAGATGTCTAATATGACTTCGGTTCCACAGAGTTCTTAATTCTTACTATACACTCCATCCCATTGTTTTAGTTTTCATTGGACTATACCAGTCTCCAGCACACACCTTTGATATTTTGCTTTATTAGTATATGTTAGTAAAAATATCAAAATTGTAATTGCTTGAAAGCACATCACTTGGCAAATCTACTAATGTCATTTCAGGTGACAATCTTGCTTACGTGTACTTGGTCAAGGTTTAGTTCTTAAGTATCTGAGCAAATATTCTCTCCATCCAAGTATATAGGGTGTATTTTATTTTAGCACAGTGTTCAAAACTAGGcttttttatatcaaaattaaACTTTGACCATTATTTTCTGTTTCACAATATAGTAGTAGTGTTTACACTTTACAGCTATAAAATGAATATAGTGTGAAAGCACTTTGAAATATGGATGTAGCTGTATAGTTTGTGCCCATATAATTTGACTGAGCGTAAGTCAAATTATACAAAGTTTGAATTTTCCATAAACATACATACCCTACATAATTTGAGAGGAACGAATTTGTATAGCTGTATGATATAATGTGTTCTGATCCTTATGATTTTATTTGATCTTATGGTAGCATTCCTATTTTTGGGTAGACCAATGAAGGACATACATAGCTATTTGAGGTTTAGTTAAATTGACCATGCAGAAACTCCAATTCATCTTTATTCTCTGCCTAGCTAATAGTCATGCAAGAACTATCTATGTATTTGATTCATTCTAAATACAGTTCCTATCCGAGGCGGACTTGACAGtgttacattgcttgattctgaGGATTATGATGTGATTTTTGAGCAACTCTCTTTAAAGGATATTCTCTTGACGATTGATGGGGTTCAGTCTCGAGTTCATCTGCTTCGAGGTCGTCTCAGCAAGGCTCATTATGAAGGAAGAAATTTGGCATTTTCTGAGGGCAATACTCATGTCAGGGTGGCTCCGAAGAGACAGCATACTCAAAAGCGCTCATCTTATACAGAATGTAGATATACTAAACCACAGAAAAAGAAGAATCTAAATGTTTTGCTCAAGGATGATAGTGGACCAGCTCTTTCAGGGAGACCTTCTTTGCCTGACAGGGAAACCGATACTCCTATAAAAGATGCAGATAGGATTGCTGAAGAAAGAAGTGGAGAGGGCAAACACTCGAGGGAGAAAGCCATAACAATGGACCTTCTCTTGGGTATTGGCAATTACATACCAAATGGTTATATAGAGGATTTATGCAAAGAAGTAAGTCTTTGATCCTTTGCTTATTCTTATTCCTTTAATTATTTAGTGCTTGTTTGGATTTGGGTTGATGCTCTCAGAGTTGCTACTCAAGCGTTGGAATTTAAATCCTCATAAGCACAATAGGCTTTGATTTATAAAGTCCCCATTTACTATTTCTAGAGAAAATAGTCAAACATTATACTCTGAAAAAATATTGTAGGGATAGTTCCTTTACTTGTCTATGTTTAAATTAAAAAGTGTAATACCCATGTAAACATATGctgtttttctttaaaaaaaatataaagagATTCTGTTTCCCCACAAGAACTTAGAATTTGTAGTTATATGATTATATCTTGGATATGAGGTATGGGGCTTTAGAATTTATTAGGATGTTGGGTTGTTTGTAAATCAGGTCCATCCAGAATTCACTACCTAGGGTGTGCATTGGTAGAAGATATCCCTAGTGAAATTTGCAGGTTATAAAATTGAAGGCATGAGGATGGCAACGTGACAAAGCACTTCATTTTTAACTTTGTTGTGCAAACTAACAAATATTAGTAATTTAGTATGTTATGTTTCTATATATGACAGTTTTGAAAGCTTAGTGATACTTGTGGATCTGTGGTTATGCCATATTGACCtatttcactgattttgaaccACTTCCCAGAAAATGGTTAACGTGTTAGCTTCTTGGGCAATACATTTGCACTGGCATTTACTTGACTGTTTCTTTTTTGCAGAACGCTGACGATATCCTCATAGACAATCAAGCAACCTAGTGATGTCTGTCAGCAGTTTGACAAGGCCAAGCATCTGCCTTCTGGAACTTCTTCCAAAGAACAGAACGTTTCTGCTCCAGTGGAAGTGAAGAACACTTGTGCTCCAGTAAAAGTTGATAGCACTTGTGCTCCAGTGGAAGTAGATACCACTTGTGCTCCAGTGGAAGTACCACTTGTGCTCCAGTGGAAGCAGATACCACTTGTGCCCTAGCAGTGGGGCAAGAATCATTTGTTGAAAAGTCACCCTCGAAGGAGCCTGTCTCTTCTGGGAGCAAACAGGAACCGAACTCTAAGAAAAAGAGGAGGAAGAAAGGCTCTTTGTTTACCAGGAAGAAGCAGAGGAAAGAGGCGTCCAATACAGCTGCTGCAAAGGAGAAAACTGAGGGCAGGCCGTCAGCTGCAAATACCCGAACTGAGAGCACGCCCTCTGCTGTAGCAAAGCAGAAAACCGAGGGCACATGCTCTGCTGCAACAGGGCCGCAAACCATGACAGCTCGCTCTGCTGGAAAGAAGCGCAAATCTGTAAATGAACCTGCAGATGCAAAGGAGCATGGATCTGGGAACTCATTCTCTGCATCGACAGAGCAGAAAACTGGGAAGCCATCCTCATGCAATGAAGAGGAAAGAGGCATCCGAAACACATGCTGCAAAGGAGAAAACTGAGGGCACGGGCACGCTGTCAGCTGCAAATACCCAAACTGAGAGCACGCCTTCTGCTGTAGCAAAGCAGAAAACCGAGGGCACACGCTCTGCTGCAACAGGGCCTGAAACCATGACAGCCCGCTCTGCTGGAAAGAAGCGCAAATCTGTAAATGAACCTGCAGACGCAAAGGAGCATGGATCTGGGAACTCGTTCTCAGCATCGATGGAGCAGAAAACTTGGAAGCCATCCTCAGCAATGAAGAAGCAGACAACTGAAAAGTCGTCCACTGCTGCAAAGAAGCATGGATCTGGGAACTCATCCCCAGCATCGATGGAGCAGACGATTGGGAAGCTTTTCTCAGCAGTGAAGAAGCAGAAAACTGAAACCTCGTCCACAGCTGCAAAGAAGCATGGATCTGGGAACAAGTCCTCAGCATCGATGGAGCAGAAAACTGGGAAGCCATCCTCAGCAGCGAAGAAGCAGAAAACTGAAACCTCATCCACAGCTGGAAAGGAGCATGGACCTGGGAACTCGACCTCAGCATCGAAGGAGCAGAAAACTGGGAAGGGATCCTCAGCAGTGAAGCAGCAGGAAACTGTAAGCTCGTCTGCAGCTGCAAATAAGCAGGAGGCTGAAAGTGCGTCCTCAGCGAAAAAGAAGCAGGCGACTGATAACTCATCCTCCAAAGCGAAGAAGGAAGAGACTGCTGCGAGCGCCCCCTCGAAGCTGCTGGTTGAGAAGGCTGTTCTGGTGGCTGTAGATGGCAGGAGGAGTCAAAGGGTCCGGAAGCCCAAAGTTTTTGCTGAATGAAGCAGAGAGACTTCCTAGGGTCCCTGATGCATGTGTATGTATCGTGTCAGCTCGCCGCCAAATTCAGGTGGCAATATTTTGTTCCTATAGGAAGTGCTGGATCGCAGTGTAAGTGTACATATTAAGGGTGAAAGCAAGCCACCCAAATGGTAGGTAGGTCAGTAGATCAGTATGTTGGTTGGTTCTTTTTAACCCTCTCTTCTGGTTCTGGTGTAGCAGACTAATAGTATCATGTTGTGTAGCCTCTATATCGAAAAAGAAAAAGAACTGAGAATTATGCCGTGTTATTGCAACTTGGCGTGCTGCATATCAGTGCCTTCACTTTATGGTGTCCCCGGGGTTTGATCTTTCAAATACCGCTTTGATATGGATTCGTCTTTGCAACTAAACGGCCTGTGCTCGCGATTCCTCATGGAGATGGAGTCATCAAATGGAAGACTGATACAGAGGCATGGACTTGCCAGGGTGAGCTTGCAGTTGCAGCGCTGGGTGGTGACTGGTGAGAGGAACACTGAATATTAATTCTCCATTGATGAACACACGGACCTTCTTGTCCATGCTGTCATGGGAATAGTATTTGCAGAAGATACCATGGTTAATCACGATCCGTTCACAAACTTGTTCCAAACAATTTTCAAACAACCAAACTTGTTCCAAACAATTTTCAAACAACCAGGGTGTTTGGCAGTTGTTGATAACTGGTGGGCAGTGGCAGGTGTTGGCCCAGCCCAGGAAGCCGAAGTGGCAGGGTGTTGATAACTCGTGGGCGGTGGCAGGTGTTGGCCCAGCCCAGGAATGGCAGGGTGTTTGACAGGTGTTGAAAATTGGTGGGCGGTAGCCGGTGTTGGCCCAGCCCAGGATGCCGAAGTGGCAGGGAATTCTGAAGTGAGATCAATCAATTTCGTCTGCAATTATAACTATGGCCCTCTTTGGCGGGGCGCCGGCTCCAACTCCATGCTATAGTGCCAGAGAAGCCGGAGCTAGAGGAGCTAGAAAAACGTGGCTTCTTCGGTCTTCTAGTTCATTTCGGGAGGAGAGAAAAACGGCTCCCTACTAGAGTAGCTGATTCCGAAGGAGCCGGAGCCACTAGAAGCTTTGCTAAACATACCCTATATTGCTCTTGCGCTTTAAGGAAACAcccattttttttttctaaaaaacaaCTTGTAAGTCATGGGGCAATACATCTAATTTTTTGTGGTCCTTGGGGGGGCCGGGAGGTGCAGGCAGGTGAGATGGGGCGGGTCTCCAACAGGTTGCCGCGTGGCTAAAATACTGGAGTGATAATGTCCTGGGTGACTTGgagaaaaggatgagaaaggCGAAGAAGGAGCTAGAGAAGTGGAGGCGCGAACTGATCAGCCATCTTTCCACTAGCCGTGAGTCGGTGTGGAGTTTCAAAGTGGATAGATTGGAAGAGCAAATTGATTTGTACTGGAAGCAGCTGAGTTGATGTAAACTAGCTCCGTTTTGGAGACAGAAATACTTCCTATTTTCACAATGCTTGCTCCGTTTTCACTCGCATCCAGCAAGGGGAGAATTCGGCTAGGGTTTGGTGGCGCGAGAGTTTGGGCACAAGGAAGTGCAAAagcgagaaggttgagatgcAAGGATGGGAGGGTGAAAAGTTTTTACCGCACGGCTATTTATTTACAATTGGAATTAcgcggcgtgttcgctggttggtgctggtactggtttgggctggctggtgctggtttttttttgtgagaggaaaacactgttggctggttgaataagcctggctgaaaccaacaagcgaacagggtgacggAGGTATCTTCTCCTGGAAGTAACCGTTGTGCCACCAACAGGCAGATCTTTTTTTTTATCATTGCAGAGGCTAAGTGCATGTACAACCCACAGATGGAAGGTCGTCTTTAAGAGACTGGTATCTGACGTATAGATAAGTAAAAAGACAGATCATACAACACAGAGACGAGGGGTCGTCTGCAAGCATTTTAATGCTTCGCATGTTGCCAAAATCAATGATGAATATCAATTTGTATACCATTGTGTTGCCGTTTGATAAAAAAATGATTCAAGCATGAATATCAACTTGCTACCATATGTGCTCGAATAAACAAACATGCATAAACATGCTATTCGTTTTCTAAGCGCCATCTAGTTttcaggaaaaaatcatcacattcaGAAACTGCATGCCATCCAATTTTCTAGAAAAAAACGGCACATTCAGTTTTCTGCGGTACAAAAACTGCATGCCATCTGCAGTTTTCAGAAATCAGTACATGCAGAAACTTAACAGCACAGAAACTTAACTGAAAGTTCAAGGACATACTGCAAGTTCACACTATTTAGATAGTTTCAGGAAGCATTACATGGGTATGTCCTCTGCAAGCTCACACATACTGCAATGACTTCAGTTCCTCTCCAAGTTCACACATACATAGTTTCAGGAAGCATTTCAGGACATAATGCAATGACTTTAGTTAGTCTCCAAGCTTTTCTAAGACTTCAGTTCCTAAAAATCGTAGATAGCAGACAATTGTTATTCACTATCTGTAACATTTCTGTAAAACCTGTTCTGTCAAGGTAGCCACTACTACATCATAGCCTCATATGTAACCTTTCTGTAAAACCTGTTTCTAAAATTGCAGATTACAGATAGCAGATTTAACTTTCTCAGCCTCATATCCATCGAATCTTACAACCTGAATTTGTCGTTTCCAAAATTGTCAGACTCAATAATTTGCCCTGAGAACAATTGAGATATTGGAGTGAACCTTTTCACCAGACAGTCATCAGACCCAAAAGGTTGCAAGCAGTGGCCAGTGGGTTTGCTTATGAAGCAGCAGTTCCTCTTCTCCATGATGCAAGGCACGACGGACGATAGTGGTGCCATCATGCAGACGGGGGCCTTCCCTGGGAGCGAAGACGGGCCTCATCTGCGGCGCGCTGCCCGGCGTGGACGCAGACAAGCTAGGCAGGCGACCTGTAGACGACGAGCAATACATGGATGCGCTGGGGCCTAACGAGAACCACGGCGGTGCAGCCCTGCTCCTTGGCCACCTTGACCTACCTGGCGAGGCAGGGCACCTCCCCGGAGCCGGCCGTGCGGCGCAGGGCTCTACGGTAGCCTACAACGGGAGCAGACACTAGCGCCGACGCTGAAGGATGGAATGCGACGACACCGGCGACATAGGGAGGTGGGGAAAGATTTGGCGCGAGATTTCCCTCAGCCGCGTACCGGAACCGCGTGCGCGTGCACTGGATCCGCGCTCTCGGCTTGGGGACGCCGACGACCTGTACAACGCTGTTGGAGGCGGCGTCTCGGCCTCGGGCCACGCGACTTCCCCGTCGTCTCGCGAGGCGACGCAGACCCCGTCTCCTAGCATCGGCGGGGTGTTTTCTGCGAAATTTACGTCATGGAGATGGGCTCAAGAGACCCGTTGTACATGCCCTAACGTGCAGATATTTTTAACCGTTATGGATGCCAACGGCTGGATTTTCCACCACGCGTCTAATTGAGGGGTCTGTTATTGATCTGACCATCAATTACGCAGTGGTCAGCGTTCCAGAGTCAACAATGGCACAATTACTCGGATTTGTTACAAACTAGTTATCTTGATGAATGTTAGTCGGCCAAGTCAAGATTTCATATCAGATTTGAAGATCATTATATGGCTTAGTCGGCATTCCAAGATCAATACATGGCTTAGTCGGCCATTGCCATGGCTAGGTCTCAGTTAATCTGACCAAGCTTGGGGGCTCGCATGTCTTGAATATTATCTTAATCAAGGATGAAAGACTAAATTTTAAAGCTCAACTACCATTGGTGGGTTGATAAGCTTGCCAGGGGTATTCAAACCACTCAATGACAAGAGGTATTTTTATCATTGTCTTAGGGAGGTTACTCGTTAGCACCCATGATGTCTAAGACCCTATAATCGACTCAGGGTAGTCGATTTTAGGCTCGAGGGCTGCATGAGGAACATTTGTGCTCGGCGGATGCATTCAAATTTCTTCAAAAAAGGTTGGGAAATTGccgaaaagaccctcaagctctttATGCTAAACAAcacgaggcttgggggctacactgggTGCGCTTTGCAAGAAAGTGCACGCCATTAGAGGAAGATTTGAAGATTCAAAGAGCACTTCATGGCTTCTCTCAAGAAGGCTACTCGAATGCTACTTGATTCTACTCAGCAATGACATGGAGATTCAATAAGACTTCAAAGTTCAACCATGAAGAGCTCGGGGGCTTGACGGACCAAGATCCTAAGGGTTCCCCATAGGGCCGACTACCCGGCAAGCAGATGGGCCAGCCCACGGTCTGCTAGGAAGGCGCGAAACAAGGTGGCATGGCTTCCCAGGCATGCAAACCGACCTAGTCGAATATGGAAAGTCTATCTCTATAATAGGATTATAACTCTTctattgtaaccgactaggactagaaCTATGCACCTGCCCTCTGGattatataaagagaggtagggGCACCCTCTTGTAACATCATCATACAAAGCAATTCAATGCACAGTAGCACGccacacaggacatagggtattacgctaTTCAACGGTCCGAACatgtataaatcgttgtctttgcgttaaccatcgagttaaGTTTACGCCGAAGCCCAACCAATCCTCGCTCCAGGTAACCCCGTAGCAAGGTTGCCGGTCATCAGGCACCAACAGAAACCAAGATCAAAACCTTCTCCCTTGAAAAATAGATTTTCATGAGAAATAGAGCTGTTTACCCCGTCCAAATAAATGGGTGAGCTCGTGGGAGAAAGATGGAGTGGTTGGGCTGGTTTTATAGCTTTTCATCCACAAAGGCAAGCATCCTAAGGGGACGAACTCTATTAATAGTTAATGGAGGCGAACAACCTAAAGGGACTATCTTTATTAATTCTATCTTAACGAAGGTGGCTAGCTTAAGACAACCGTCTCAGTTAATGGAGCATATTAACGGAGTTGGCCGCCTTAAGATGCTTGCCTCCGTTAATACTTAGACGAAGACGAGACGCCCACCTCCGTTTATAGCATTAATGGAGGCGGTTTATCTTAAGATGCCTGCCTCCATTAAGGATTAACAGAGGAAGGCGTTTCTTGGTGGACGCCCCCTCCATTAACAAAGACGACACCCTTTTGTGTCCACCTTTATTAATCGGGGAGCATGTCATGTCTAT
Proteins encoded in this region:
- the LOC136505364 gene encoding uncharacterized protein, with the translated sequence MNLQMQRSMDLGTHSLHRQSRKLGSHPHAMKRKEASETHAAKEKTEGTGTLSAANTQTESTPSAVAKQKTEGTRSAATGPETMTARSAGKKRKSVNEPADAKEHGSGNSFSASMEQKTWKPSSAMKKQTTEKSSTAAKKHGSGNSSPASMEQTIGKLFSAVKKQKTETSSTAAKKHGSGNKSSASMEQKTGKPSSAAKKQKTETSSTAGKEHGPGNSTSASKEQKTGKGSSAVKQQETVSSSAAANKQEAESASSAKKKQATDNSSSKAKKEETAASAPSKLLVEKAVLVAVDGRRSQRVRKPKVFAE